The following are encoded together in the Candidatus Tumulicola sp. genome:
- a CDS encoding flagellar biosynthetic protein FliQ, translated as MDAFSGLLRDASIVTAILALPVLTLAAAIGTVVAIVQAATQVQEQTLTLLPKILVVGTLTLAAGVPAMHLLAGLFERALEAIPSLVTGT; from the coding sequence GTGGATGCGTTCTCGGGGTTGTTACGCGATGCGTCGATCGTTACGGCGATTCTCGCGTTGCCGGTCTTGACGTTGGCGGCCGCGATCGGAACGGTAGTTGCGATCGTGCAAGCCGCCACCCAAGTGCAGGAGCAGACGCTGACGCTCCTTCCAAAAATACTCGTCGTCGGGACGTTGACGCTGGCAGCCGGCGTGCCCGCGATGCATCTGCTGGCCGGCCTGTTCGAACGCGCCTTAGAGGCGATCCCGTCGCTGGTGACGGGCACGTGA